From Heliangelus exortis chromosome W unlocalized genomic scaffold, bHelExo1.hap1 SUPER_W_unloc_2, whole genome shotgun sequence, the proteins below share one genomic window:
- the LOC139790569 gene encoding olfactory receptor 14J1-like, whose protein sequence is MSYERYVAICKPLHYGTLLGSRACVHMAAAAWGTGFLTALLHTANTFSLPLCQGNALDQFFCEIPQILKLSCSHSYRREISLLVVSVCVSFGCFVFIVVSYVEIFRAVLRIPSEQGRHKAFSTCLPHLAVVSLFISTGIFAYLKPPSISSRSLDLAMAVLYLVVPPAVNPLICSMRNQELKGSLRKWSGFFSSHRHPPVLFR, encoded by the coding sequence ATGTCCTACGAACGCTACgtggccatctgcaaacccctgcactacgggaccctcctgggcagcagagcttgtgtccacatggcagcagctgcctggggcactgggtttctcactgctctgctgcacacagccaatacattttccctgcccctctgccaaggcaatgccctggaccagttcttctgtgaaatcccccagatcctcaagctctcctgctcacactcctaCCGCAGGGAAATTTCGCTTCTTGTGGTCAGTGTTTGTGTATcttttggctgttttgttttcatcgtTGTGTCCTATGTAgagatcttcagggctgtgctgaggatcccctctgagcagggaaggcacaaagccttttccacgtgcctccctcacctggccGTGGTCTCCCTGTTCATCAGCACTGGCATCTTTGCCTACCTGAAgcccccctccatctcctcccgATCGCTGGACTTGGCAATGGCAGTTCTGTACTTggtggttcctccagcagtgaacccCCTCATCTGCAGCATGAGGAACCAGGAGCTCAAGGGTTCACTGAGGAAATGGTCAGGGTTTTTCAGCAGCCATAGGCATCCTCCTGTCCTCTTCAGATGA